In the Mesorhizobium sp. WSM2240 genome, ACTCGCTCTGGCTCTCGTTGAATTCCTTGGACAGCGTGTCGACGACCTCGTTGTTGGCGCCGGTCATTGCGTGCCACCAGGAGATCTCCGTGACAGCGAATGCGGACGATGTCGAAAGCAGGGTGATGGCGGCTACGCCGGCCGCAAGGCCTTGAAATTTCATGTTTCTCTCCCGTTTATGGTTGGCGAGATGGCTGATCTCGCGAAGGGAGTATCGGTCGATTGTGACAGTGGGACAATGGTTTTGTTGCTGCTTCGTGAATTTTCATGTGCATTTCGGATGAAGTTCGTTTCGAGGCCGTCAGGTTGACGGGTTGAAGGCCGACAGTTCGCGGCAACAACGCCGCAGCCGGAACTTTGCCCGCGGCAGCGCTTTATCCAGGCGATGGCGGGAGCGCTGAAACGTGTGTGACTGGATGAAGCGCGGCGAAAAGGCGCCGGAACCGCGCAAGGGCATGCCAAGCCCGCGCCTGAACGAGGCGGAGTTCAAGCGGCGCTACCGGGAGCGGTTTTACGATCCCGCTTTCGACGAGGCCGCGGCCGCAATCGAGAAAATCTCCGAGATTGCCTGGCAGGCTTACGAGGAGTCTCGCAAGAGTCCGCGCACCCGCAAGGCTGGGGAGGGTTATGCCGATCCGGACTACGACCTGTCGGTCGAGTGGATCGCGGCGAAGGAGGCGGTCGAGGCGGCCCAGCGTCGGCACGACGAGGATGGGGCGGCTCGCCGCATCCTGATCGTCAACGGCTCGTCACGCAGCGAGCATACCTGTCCCGGAGAAATGTCGAAGAGCTACCGCCTTGCCGACATTGCGCGACAGGTGTTCGAGGCGACGCCCGGCTTCGAGGTTGAGTTGCTGGACCTCGCCCGGCTGGCGTCGGAATACGGCCGCGACATCCACCCTTGCAAGGCCTGTTTCTCGACTTCGGCCGCGCTGTGCCACTGGCCGTGCTCCTGCTATCCGAACCACTCGCTGGGCCAGGTGCAGGACTGGATGAACGACATCTATCCGATGTGGGTGGCCGCGCACGCCGTCGTGATCGTCACGCCGGTAAACTGGTACCAGGTGTCCTCGCCGATGAAACTGATGATGGACCGGCTCGTATGTGCCGATGGCGGCAATCCCGACCCGACCGCCACTCACGGCAAGGACGCTAAAATGGCGAAGGAGTTGGAACTGAAGGGCTGGCCCTATCCGCGGCACCTGGCCGGCCGGCTGTTCTCGGTGGTCGTGCACGGCGATGTGGAAGGCGCGGAAAACACCAGGCGCGCAGTGTCCGACTGGCTGAGATTCATGCACCTGATACCCGCCGGCCCGAAAGCCGAGCTCGACCGCTATATCGGCTATTGGAAGCCCTATGCGACCAGCCACGACGAACTCGACCGGGACGAAGCCGTGCAGGAAGAGGTCAGGAACGCCGCGCGCACGCTGTTGAGCGCGGTGCTGGCCCAGCGCGACGGCAAGCTGGTCGCGGCCGGGCAGATGCTTTCCGAGCCGAGGCAGAAATGATGGCCGTCGGGGCCGCGGTTCGCGCCGTAGAGGACCGGTGCGTCAGCCGCTGAGCGCCACGCCGATCAGCTTCTTGGCATCGTCGCTCGACCACTCGGCCGGACCGTTCATGTGGGCGAGCAGGCAGCCTTCGCCGTCGACTAGCAGCGTGACCGGCAGGCCGAGCGCCAGGCCGCGCGTCTTCAATTCCTCGAACATCGCCATCGTGTTGTCGCGGTAATAGCCGAGCGCCTCGACGCCGGTGTCGGCCAGGAATTTCTTCGGCTTGGCGTCGTCGCCAGCGTCGACATTGACCGCCACCACCTCGAATTTTTCGCTGCCGAGTTCCTTCTGCAGGGCGTCCAGCGCCGGCATTTCCGCGCGGCACGGCGCGCACCACGTCGCCCACAGATTGACCAGCAAGGTCTTGCCGGCGCGGTCGGCCAGCGTCATGGAGGCGCCGTCCGGCGCGTTGAAGGCGAGCGTCTTGAGCGATTGCGGCGGGTCGGCCGGCAGCATCGCCGCGACTTCGCCGGTGGCGGCCGCAGCGACCGTCCTGGCGCGGTCGGCTTTTGCGGCGCAGAGCTTGGCGTTGGTGTCGGCGTTGACAACCGCGCCAGCCGCCGATGGCGGGGCATTGTTGCCAGACAGGGTCGCGCTGACATATACCGCCACGGCGCCTGCCAACGCCCCCGCAAGCGCGGCCACGGCCAGCAGCCGCGGGACAGGTATCAGTTTCTTTCGATCAGCCATTTTCAGTTCAATCTCCGGAGCCCGGGTAGCACGATGAGCGACAAGAAGGCCAGCAACGCCATGTGGGGCGGACGTTTTGCCTCTGGCCCGGCCGCTATCATGGAAGCGATAAACGCCTCTATCGGCTTCGACAAAAAACTCTACGCCCAAGACATTCGAGGGTCGATCGCCCATTCCCAGATGCTGGCCGAGACGGGCATTATCGAGCGCCAGGATCAAGAGAAAATCGCTCACGGGCTGAACACGATTTTGGCAGAGATCGAGGCCGGCGATTTCGAGTTCTCGACCCGGCTCGAAGATATCCACATGAACATCGAGGCGCGGCTTGCCGAACTGATCGGGCCGGCGGCGGGCCGGCTGCACACGGCGCGCTCGCGCAACGACCAGGTGGCGCTGGATTTCCGGCTCTGGGTAAAGGACGAGTTGCATCGCGTCGCCGAGGCGCTGAAGGGGCTGATCGCCGCCTTCCTGACGCGCGCCGAGCACCATGCCGCAACCGTGATGCCGGGCTTCACCCATATGCAGACGGCGCAGCCGGTGACCTTCGGTCACCACTGCATGGCCTATGTCGAGATGTTCTCGCGCGACCTTTCGCGGGTTCGCGACGCCATCGAGCGGATGGACGAGAGCCCACTCGGCGCGGCGGCGCTGGCCGGCACCGGCTTCCCGATCGACCGGCAGATGACGGCGAAGGCGCTCGGCTTTCGCGAGCCGACCCGCAATTCGCTGGACAGCGTTTCCGACCGCGACTTCGCGCTGGAGTTCCTGTCGATCGCGGCGATCTGCGCGACGCATCTGTCGCGGCTGGCGGAGGAGATAGTCATCTGGTCGACGCCGCAATTCGGCTTCGTGAGGCTTTCGGATTCCTTCTCGACCGGGTCGTCGATCATGCCCCAGAAGAAGAATCCGGACGCGGCCGAACTGGTGCGCGCCAAGACCGGCCGGGTCAACGGCCACCTGATCGGCCTGCTGACGGTCATGAAGGGCCTGCCGCTGACCTATTCGAAGGACATGCAGGAAGACAAGGAAGCTGTGTTCGACGCGGCCGAGACGCTCGACCTGATGCTGGCGGCGATGACCGGCATGGTCGGCGACATGGAGATCAACGAGGCGGCGATGAAGAAGGCCGCCGGCACCGGCTATTCGACGGCTACCGATCTCGCCGACTGGCTGGTGCGCGCGCTCGGCCTGCCCTTCCGCGAGGCGCATCACGTGACCGGTCGGGCGGTGGCGCTCGCAGAGTCGAAGAAACTCGGACTGGAGAAGCTCAGCCTCAAGGATTTGCAGTCGGTCCACCCCGGCATAACCGATGACGTGTTTTCGGTGCTGTCGGTGCAGAATTCGGTGAAGAGCCGCACCTCTTTCGGCGGCACCGCGCCCACCGAGGTGAGGAAGCAGATACGCTACTGGAAGAAGCGGCTGGGCAAGGCGTGAGGGCTCGATGCGTTCGGACGATGTGTGCAGCAAATATGCTGACCAAAAGACAGATCTAAGCCTTACACTTCTTCCTGATGAGGAAGGTGGGAAACCATACATCCTTATTTCCGGGCCATCCAGAGCGCTGCATATGCTGGCGGAATTACTGACTCGGTAGCGAACGAGAAAGAGAACGACGGCTTTTTTCCTGAGCCCCACCGGTCCTGGGAGTGCTCGCTTTTCAGAAGCTTCAGAGTTCGGAGTTTACATTTATCGCCGCGATTAGCTTCGATTTGCCGGGGTGCAATAGCAAAAAAACTTCGCTACAAGCGGCAGGCTGATTTTCTAGGGACGGATGGCGCGATGACCGGAAGCAGGATTTTGACGGGTTTGGTGCTTCTGGCGGCACTCGGCGCGGTTTCCGCCTGCGGGCGCAAGGCGCCGCTGGACTCGCCGTATCAGGCCGCCATCGACGCCCGCAAGGAGGCCGAGAGAGCCAACGAACCGCTGCCGCCCGAGCCGCAGCCGCCGGTCAAGGACAAGCCGTTCATCCTCGACCCTCTGCTCTAGATCCGGCGTAGCGGGTCCAACTCATCGCTTTTCCTGTCCGGGACAAAAGACAGTGAACCATTTCGACTATCGCAACGGCGTGCTGCATGCCGAGGACGTCGCTCTGCCCGACATCGCGCAGGCGGTGGGAACGCCGTTCTACTGCTATTCGACGGCGACGCTGACGCGGCATTTCAATGTCTTCCGCAAGGCTTTCGAAGAGCTGGATTCGCTCGTCTGCTACGCCCTGAAGGCCAATTCCAACCAGGCGGTGCTGACGACGCTGGCCAGGCTCGGGGCCGGTGCCGACGTGGTTTCGGAAGGCGAATTGCGCCGCGCGCTGGCGGCCGGAATCCCGTCGGAAAAGATCGTGTTTTCCGGTGTCGGCAAGACCGCGCGCGAGATGGATTTCGCGCTTGTCGCCGGCATCCTCTGCTTCAACGTCGAATCCGAACCTGAGCTGGAACTGCTTTCCGAGCGCGCGGTGGCCGCGGGAAAGTTCGCGCCGATCTCGCTGCGCATCAATCCGGACGTCGACGCAAGGACGCACAAGAAAATTTCGACCGGCAAGGCGGAAAACAAGTTCGGCATCCCTTGGCAGCGCGCGCGCCAAGTCTATGCCCGCGCAGCCAAGCTGCCGGGCATCAAGGTGACCGGCATCGACACGCATATCGGCAGCCAGATCACCGATCTGCAGCCATTCGACGACGCCTTCGCGCTGCTGGTCGAACTGGTCGGTACGCTGAAGGCGGACGGCCATGCCATCGAGCACATCGACCTCGGCGGCGGGCTCGGCATTCCCTACCGCACCGACAATTCGCCGCCGCCGCTGCCCGACGCCTATGCCCAGATCGTGAGGAAGCATGTCGGCAAACTCGGCCTGAAGGTGATGTTCGAGCCTGGCCGGCTGCTCGTCGGCAATGCCGGCATACTGGTTTCGCAGGTGATCTTCGTGAAGGAAGGCGACGCGAAGAACTTTGTCATCGTCGACGCCGCCATGAACGACCTGATCCGTCCGACGCTTTACGACGCATTCCACGACATCAGGCCGGTGGTGCAGCAGCCGGCGAGCGCGCTACGCATGACCGCCGACATTGTCGGGCCGGTCTGCGAGACCGGCGACTATCTCGGCCATGATCGCGACCTGCCGCGGCTGAAGGCCGGCGACCTGATCTCCGTCGGCACGGCCGGCGCCTACGGCGCGGTGCAGGCCGGAACCTACAATACCCGGCTTCTGGTGCCGGAAGTGCTGGTCAAGGGCGACGAGTTCCACGTCGTTCGCCCGCGCCCGAGCTATGACGAGCTGATCGGGCTGGACAGCGTTCCGGATTGGTTCTGACGGAATCCCATCCAATCACGTTTTCGCCAGTCGCCTCGCCTTTGCCGTGTTTGCTGCTATCTTTCGAGTCGTAGGCCGCGCGCTCCCGCGCGGCTAATGCTGGAAGGGCCGATGGCAGAAGCGCCCGCAGACAGGAACGAGCACGGTTTTGCCGGACGGCTGGCCCGGACCCGACTGGCCGTTTGGATCGCTATGGTGGTGGAGCGCGGCTGGCCGCTGATCCTGCCGCTTGCGGTGACGGTCAGCCTGTTCGTCAGCCTTTCCTGGCTCGGCGTTTTCCGGATCATGCCGGACATGGCCCGCTTCGCGGTGATGGCGCTGCTGGCGCTCGCCGCAGTCGCCTCGCTTTATCTGCTGCGCTTCTTCAAAAAGCCGACGCCCGCCGAGATCGACCGCCGCATCGAAGCCGCCAACGAATTGCTGCACACCCCCGTTCTGGTGCAGACGGACCGGCCGACCGGCAAGGAAACGACCTTCTCGCAGGCGCTGTGGCGCGAGCATCAAAGGCGCATGGCCGAGCGCCTCGGCAAGGTCGGTGGAGACTTGCCGCGCACGCGTGTGCCGGAGCGCGACCCGTGGGGCATCCGCGCCGCTGCGGCCCTGCTGCTCTTCGTCGCTTTCGCCTTCTCGTTCGGGCCCTTCGGCGGCAGCCTCGGCGACGGTTTCAGGGCGCATGCTGCGCGCGAGACAATCCCGCCGCGCATCGACGCCTGGGTGACGCCGCCCTCCTATACCGGCAAGGCGCCCCTATTCCTGACGGCCGACGCCGGCCGCGCCCAAGGCCCGGTGACGGTGCCGGAAGGCAGTGACCTGACCTTGCGGGTGACCGGCGGCCCGGGCGACGAGGCCCTGATCTTCACCGACGCAGTCGGCAATGTGCGCGAGATCGCGCCCGCGGGCGCGCCGGCAGCAGACGCTCCGAAACCGGCAGCCGCCGGCGTCAATGCCGGAGCGCCGCGGCAGTTCGCAGCGAAGCTCGCCAGCGACGGCGTGTTGGCGCTCCGCTCCGGCGAGGACGAGCTCGAAAGCTGGGCCTTCGCCGTGATACCGGACCGGGCCCCGGTGATCCGCTTCTCCGATGAGCCGAAGCGCGCGGTGAACGGCACGTTCGAGCTCCATTACGAAATCGAGGACGATTACGGCGCGGCTTCCGCCAAGGCCGAGTTCGCGCTGACCGAAAAGCCCGCCGAAGGCGCGCGCCCACTCTACAAAGCGCCGGAAATGCCGCTGGCCATCCCGCGCCGCGGCAATGTCGCCGGCAAGGCGAACCGCGACTTGACCGAGCATGTCTGGGCCGGATCTGGCGTGGAACTGACCCTGAAGGCGGCCGACCATGCCGGCCAGGAGGCGACGAGCGAGACCAAGACGATCACGCTGCCGGAGCGGCCCTTCTCCAACCCGCTCGCCCGGGCGGTCGTCGAATGGCGCAAGATCCTGTCGCTGGACGCCAACCGCAAGCCCTACGTGATCGAGCTGATCGACGCAGTCACGCTGCGGCCCGAAGACACGTTGGAAAACCTGTCGCACTATCTCGGCATCATGACCGGCCGCACCAAGCTCAAAATGGCGTCGACCGACGACCAGTTGCGCGATGTAGCGGACTATCTCTGGCAGATGGCGCTGCAGATCGAGGACGGCGACCTCTCGGCGGCGGAGAAGCGGCTGCGCCAGGCGCAGGAAGCTTTGAAGCAGGCGCTGGAGGACGGCGCCAGCGACGAGGAAATCGACAAGCTGATGAAGGAACTGCGCGAGGCGATGAACGAGTTCCTGCGGGAATTCGCCGAGCGCGCCGCGCGCGACCCGAACCTCGCCATGCCGGAAATGAGGCCGGGTCAGGAACTGCGCCAGAGCGATCTCGAACGGATGATGGACCAGATCGAAAATCTGGCGAAGTCCGGTAACCGCGAACAGGCCAAGGATCTCCTGGCGCAGCTTCAGGACATGATGAACAACCTGCAGGCCGGCCGCCATCAGCAGCAGGGCCAAAACGGCCAGCAGAGCGAGATGCGCCAGCAGATGGACAAGCTCGGCGAGATCATGCGCCGCCAGCAGGAGATGATGAACGAGACCTTCCGCATGGACCAGATGCAGCGCGGCCAGCAGCAGCGCGGGCAAAATGGCGAACAGGGCGAAGGCGAAATGGGCCAGCAGGGCGAACAGGGGCAGCAGCCCGGCCAGCAGCCCGGCATGACGCCCGAGGAATTCGCCGAAGCGCTGAAGCAGCTTC is a window encoding:
- a CDS encoding flavodoxin family protein, giving the protein MKRGEKAPEPRKGMPSPRLNEAEFKRRYRERFYDPAFDEAAAAIEKISEIAWQAYEESRKSPRTRKAGEGYADPDYDLSVEWIAAKEAVEAAQRRHDEDGAARRILIVNGSSRSEHTCPGEMSKSYRLADIARQVFEATPGFEVELLDLARLASEYGRDIHPCKACFSTSAALCHWPCSCYPNHSLGQVQDWMNDIYPMWVAAHAVVIVTPVNWYQVSSPMKLMMDRLVCADGGNPDPTATHGKDAKMAKELELKGWPYPRHLAGRLFSVVVHGDVEGAENTRRAVSDWLRFMHLIPAGPKAELDRYIGYWKPYATSHDELDRDEAVQEEVRNAARTLLSAVLAQRDGKLVAAGQMLSEPRQK
- a CDS encoding TlpA disulfide reductase family protein, producing MADRKKLIPVPRLLAVAALAGALAGAVAVYVSATLSGNNAPPSAAGAVVNADTNAKLCAAKADRARTVAAAATGEVAAMLPADPPQSLKTLAFNAPDGASMTLADRAGKTLLVNLWATWCAPCRAEMPALDALQKELGSEKFEVVAVNVDAGDDAKPKKFLADTGVEALGYYRDNTMAMFEELKTRGLALGLPVTLLVDGEGCLLAHMNGPAEWSSDDAKKLIGVALSG
- the argH gene encoding argininosuccinate lyase, whose protein sequence is MSDKKASNAMWGGRFASGPAAIMEAINASIGFDKKLYAQDIRGSIAHSQMLAETGIIERQDQEKIAHGLNTILAEIEAGDFEFSTRLEDIHMNIEARLAELIGPAAGRLHTARSRNDQVALDFRLWVKDELHRVAEALKGLIAAFLTRAEHHAATVMPGFTHMQTAQPVTFGHHCMAYVEMFSRDLSRVRDAIERMDESPLGAAALAGTGFPIDRQMTAKALGFREPTRNSLDSVSDRDFALEFLSIAAICATHLSRLAEEIVIWSTPQFGFVRLSDSFSTGSSIMPQKKNPDAAELVRAKTGRVNGHLIGLLTVMKGLPLTYSKDMQEDKEAVFDAAETLDLMLAAMTGMVGDMEINEAAMKKAAGTGYSTATDLADWLVRALGLPFREAHHVTGRAVALAESKKLGLEKLSLKDLQSVHPGITDDVFSVLSVQNSVKSRTSFGGTAPTEVRKQIRYWKKRLGKA
- a CDS encoding lipoprotein, whose product is MTGSRILTGLVLLAALGAVSACGRKAPLDSPYQAAIDARKEAERANEPLPPEPQPPVKDKPFILDPLL
- the lysA gene encoding diaminopimelate decarboxylase, whose translation is MNHFDYRNGVLHAEDVALPDIAQAVGTPFYCYSTATLTRHFNVFRKAFEELDSLVCYALKANSNQAVLTTLARLGAGADVVSEGELRRALAAGIPSEKIVFSGVGKTAREMDFALVAGILCFNVESEPELELLSERAVAAGKFAPISLRINPDVDARTHKKISTGKAENKFGIPWQRARQVYARAAKLPGIKVTGIDTHIGSQITDLQPFDDAFALLVELVGTLKADGHAIEHIDLGGGLGIPYRTDNSPPPLPDAYAQIVRKHVGKLGLKVMFEPGRLLVGNAGILVSQVIFVKEGDAKNFVIVDAAMNDLIRPTLYDAFHDIRPVVQQPASALRMTADIVGPVCETGDYLGHDRDLPRLKAGDLISVGTAGAYGAVQAGTYNTRLLVPEVLVKGDEFHVVRPRPSYDELIGLDSVPDWF
- a CDS encoding TIGR02302 family protein, whose translation is MAEAPADRNEHGFAGRLARTRLAVWIAMVVERGWPLILPLAVTVSLFVSLSWLGVFRIMPDMARFAVMALLALAAVASLYLLRFFKKPTPAEIDRRIEAANELLHTPVLVQTDRPTGKETTFSQALWREHQRRMAERLGKVGGDLPRTRVPERDPWGIRAAAALLLFVAFAFSFGPFGGSLGDGFRAHAARETIPPRIDAWVTPPSYTGKAPLFLTADAGRAQGPVTVPEGSDLTLRVTGGPGDEALIFTDAVGNVREIAPAGAPAADAPKPAAAGVNAGAPRQFAAKLASDGVLALRSGEDELESWAFAVIPDRAPVIRFSDEPKRAVNGTFELHYEIEDDYGAASAKAEFALTEKPAEGARPLYKAPEMPLAIPRRGNVAGKANRDLTEHVWAGSGVELTLKAADHAGQEATSETKTITLPERPFSNPLARAVVEWRKILSLDANRKPYVIELIDAVTLRPEDTLENLSHYLGIMTGRTKLKMASTDDQLRDVADYLWQMALQIEDGDLSAAEKRLRQAQEALKQALEDGASDEEIDKLMKELREAMNEFLREFAERAARDPNLAMPEMRPGQELRQSDLERMMDQIENLAKSGNREQAKDLLAQLQDMMNNLQAGRHQQQGQNGQQSEMRQQMDKLGEIMRRQQEMMNETFRMDQMQRGQQQRGQNGEQGEGEMGQQGEQGQQPGQQPGMTPEEFAEALKQLQEGQGQLQGDLESLMKGLEGMGIQPGEGFGEAGEAMGEAEGALGEGEGERAVGEQGRALEALRRGAQDMMQQMQQAMQGDQGQGQEGGRQQNADRDPLGRPRATTGPDFGNSVEVPDEIDVQRARQILEAIRKRLGNALSPALEKQYLERLLELN